From the Carboxydocella sporoproducens DSM 16521 genome, one window contains:
- a CDS encoding N-acetylmuramoyl-L-alanine amidase — protein sequence DKLPVLSQKGDWLQVKFGKQTGWVFKSLVSYKLAQPEAKPVNQAPAAVQKTVYVIATTVNLRTGPGTNYAKVGVARQGQELKVVAQQKASDGKIWYKLANNAWVAGWLVQEKPQVTPVSSQPQDKPEPEPVPNLPPAEQGLYIDIRAIKEGDGTRIKVYANSSVTDQVVLEKQDRQWKVILPGAKLLNPFDGAGQSWPGLELLQVQQLEDDAAGVVLTAVYSSVYAPVLIPGQDGRSLEILVGLGRLQGRTIVIDPGHGGTDPGAIGGVLKVKEKDVNLAIAQRVRRYLAEEGAQIIMTREGDTYPTLAERYTLANDQQAQLFVSIHANSNTSSSVYGSATYYNNENRTSEEIAARLKLAQLIQEEILKIPERKAFGANNGVWLDSRGLAVLRGTRMPSVLVETAFLSNPTEEQLLNDPGFQDQIARAIAQGIIRYFTE from the coding sequence GGGACAAGCTACCGGTTCTCAGTCAAAAAGGAGACTGGCTGCAGGTCAAATTTGGCAAACAAACAGGCTGGGTTTTTAAAAGTCTGGTTAGTTATAAACTAGCTCAGCCGGAGGCAAAACCGGTTAACCAGGCTCCGGCTGCCGTGCAGAAAACAGTTTATGTAATCGCTACTACCGTCAATCTGCGGACTGGCCCGGGCACTAACTACGCCAAAGTAGGGGTAGCCAGACAGGGGCAGGAATTAAAGGTGGTCGCCCAGCAAAAAGCCAGTGACGGCAAGATATGGTACAAGCTGGCTAATAACGCCTGGGTAGCAGGCTGGCTGGTGCAGGAAAAACCGCAGGTAACGCCTGTCAGCAGTCAACCTCAGGACAAACCTGAGCCGGAACCGGTGCCAAACCTGCCGCCAGCTGAGCAGGGCCTTTATATTGACATCAGGGCCATTAAAGAAGGGGATGGCACCAGGATTAAGGTTTATGCCAACAGCTCTGTTACCGATCAGGTAGTGCTGGAGAAACAGGATAGACAGTGGAAAGTGATACTGCCAGGGGCGAAATTGCTCAATCCTTTCGATGGGGCGGGACAAAGCTGGCCCGGGCTGGAATTACTCCAGGTCCAGCAGCTGGAAGATGATGCTGCTGGGGTAGTGCTGACAGCAGTATATAGCAGTGTTTATGCTCCGGTGCTGATTCCCGGTCAGGATGGGCGCAGCCTGGAGATTCTGGTAGGTCTGGGCCGTCTGCAAGGACGCACGATTGTGATTGATCCAGGTCATGGTGGTACTGACCCCGGTGCCATCGGCGGGGTGCTGAAGGTTAAGGAAAAGGATGTAAACCTGGCTATCGCCCAGCGGGTACGGCGGTATCTGGCGGAAGAAGGGGCCCAGATCATCATGACCCGGGAAGGGGATACCTACCCAACCCTGGCGGAACGCTATACCCTGGCCAACGACCAGCAGGCCCAGCTCTTTGTGAGCATCCACGCCAATTCCAATACTAGCAGCAGTGTTTATGGTTCTGCTACCTATTACAACAATGAAAACCGGACTTCTGAGGAAATTGCTGCCCGTCTCAAACTAGCGCAACTGATTCAGGAAGAGATTTTGAAAATCCCAGAGCGCAAGGCCTTTGGAGCCAATAATGGCGTCTGGCTGGACAGCAGGGGCCTGGCGGTTTTGCGCGGCACCAGGATGCC